From Microcebus murinus isolate Inina chromosome 15, M.murinus_Inina_mat1.0, whole genome shotgun sequence, the proteins below share one genomic window:
- the PRL gene encoding prolactin → MDSKGSPLKGGSLLLLLLLLVSNLLLCKSVASLPICPGGAVNCQVSLRDLFDRAVILSHYIHNLSSEMFNEFDKRYAQGRGFITKAINSCHTSSLSTPEDKEQAQQIHHEDLLNLVLRVLRSWNDPLYHLVTEVRGMQEAPDAILSRAIEIEEQNKRLLEGMEKIVGQVHPGIRENEVYSVWSGLPSLQMADEDSRLFAFYNLLHCLRRDSHKIDNYLKLLKCRIVYDSNC, encoded by the exons ATGGACAGCAAAGGATCTCCACTGAAAG GTGGGtcgcttctgctgctgctgctgctgctggtgtcAAACCTGCTCCTGTGCAAGAGCGTGGCCTCCCTGCCCATCTGTCCCGGGGGGGCCGTCAACTGCCAGGTGTCCCTTCGAGACCTGTTTGACCGTGCAGTCATCCTGTCCCACTACATCCATAACCTCTCCTCAGAAATGTTCAACGAATTT GATAAACGGTATGCCCAGGGCAGGGGGTTCATTACCAAGGCCATCAACAGCTGCCACACTTCTTCCCTCTCCACCCCTGAAGATAAGGAGCAAGCCCAACAGATCCAT CACGAAGACCTTCTGAATCTGGTACTCAGAGTGTTGCGCTCCTGGAACGATCCTCTGTATCATCTAGTCACGGAAGTGCGTGGTATGCAAGAAGCCCCGGATGCTATCCTATCCAGAGCCATAGAGATTGAGGAACAAAACAAACGACTTCTAGAGGGCATGGAGAAGATAGTTGGCCAG gTTCATCCTGGAATCAGAGAAAATGAGGTCTACTCCGTCTGGTCGGGACTTCCATCCCTGCAGATGGCTGATGAAGACTCTcgcctttttgctttttataaccTGCTCCACTGTCTACGCAGGGATTCACATAAGATTGACAATTATCTCAAGCTCCTGAAGTGCCGAATCGTCTACGACAGCAACTGCTAA